Part of the Oerskovia paurometabola genome is shown below.
GGGAAGCATCGGGCGGCCCCCGGTGTTGTCGTGATCGAACCGCCCGAGAACCGTGCCGGCACCGCCCGGCCGACGACCTGGGCGGGCGAGGACGACGACGGAGGAGCATCTGGTGTTGGACCCACGAGAGATCTACGAGGTGGACGAGGCCGCTGTGGCGCGCGTCCTGCCTGCGGCGACGGGGGCGCAGGGAGAGGCTGCCGTCCGTGCGACGGGCCCGGTCATGCTGCACTCGGTCCGCGGGTTCGTGGACGCGGGGACGGCCGGCGAGCTCGCGGTCGAGCACCTGCTCGAGGAGTTCGAGGTCACGCGGTTGGTCACGTTCGACGTGGACCAGCTCCTGGACTACCGCTCGAAGCGCGTGACGATGGTGTTCGACGCTGACCGGTGGGCGTCGTACGACGAGCCGTTCCTCGCGATCGACCACCTGCGGGACGCCGAGGGCACGGGCTTCCTGCTCCTGCACGGCATGGAGCCGGACCTGCAGTGGGAGCGCGTGGTCGCCGCGCTGCGCGAGCTGGTGAACCGCTTCGACGTGTCGCTCGTCGTGGGCTTCCACGGCATCCCCATGGGCATCCCGCACACGCGTCCGCTGTCGGTGACGGCGCACGCGACGCGCCGCGAGCTCATCGAGGACCACACGTCGTGGTTCGGCACGGTCAAGGTCCCGGGCTCGCTGGCTTCGCTGCTCGAGCTGCGCCTGGGCGAGTCGGGGCACGACGCGATGGGTTTCACGGTGCACGTGCCGCACTATCTCGCCCAGTCGCCGTTCCCGCCCGCGGCCGTGGTGGCGCTCGAGAACGTCCAGCGGTCGACCGGCCTGGACCTGCGGGTCGCGGCTCTCACGGCGGGCGCCCAGGAGGCGGTGGCCGAGGTCGAGCGGCAGATGGCCGAGTCGGAGGAGGTCACGGCGGTCGTGCGCGCGCTCGAGGAGCAGTACGACGCGTTCGCGCGCTCGGTGGGCCGCACGAGCCTGCTCGCAGAGTCGGCTCCCATTCCGACTGCTGACGAGCTCGGGGCCGAGTTCGAACGTTTCCTTGCCCAGCAGACGGGGGAGTGACGTCCGCTCGCGGAGGTTCTGCGGAGGTTGTGCGGACGAATCACGGTATTTCGTCGGCGCTTGACGTGGCGAACTTCACCTTCACCGTGCAAAACTAAGTCTCGTTGCAGTGACGTGCTCGAGACATGCCTTCGCGTGAACCGGTATCGGCGCAGCAGGATCCCGGTCCGCCGAGGTCGTGCCAGTCCAACCGGCGGTCGCCACGACCGGACCTCGCGGAG
Proteins encoded:
- a CDS encoding proteasome assembly chaperone family protein, with translation MLDPREIYEVDEAAVARVLPAATGAQGEAAVRATGPVMLHSVRGFVDAGTAGELAVEHLLEEFEVTRLVTFDVDQLLDYRSKRVTMVFDADRWASYDEPFLAIDHLRDAEGTGFLLLHGMEPDLQWERVVAALRELVNRFDVSLVVGFHGIPMGIPHTRPLSVTAHATRRELIEDHTSWFGTVKVPGSLASLLELRLGESGHDAMGFTVHVPHYLAQSPFPPAAVVALENVQRSTGLDLRVAALTAGAQEAVAEVERQMAESEEVTAVVRALEEQYDAFARSVGRTSLLAESAPIPTADELGAEFERFLAQQTGE